Proteins from a single region of Phyllopteryx taeniolatus isolate TA_2022b chromosome 10, UOR_Ptae_1.2, whole genome shotgun sequence:
- the gfpt2 gene encoding glutamine--fructose-6-phosphate aminotransferase [isomerizing] 2 yields MWIREDKEGVNGGGRWSPCLSGKHHLNAPRQPSVRTLHAQRSIIIVVVVVVVTPTDKTAPFLLSVDKPNFYPAQRKAMCGIFAYLNHQVPRTRKEIFETLVKGLQRLEYRGYDSAGIAVDGKNRERSDINGKTICLIKKKGKVKALEEELHKKDFLDLEEELCTHLGLAHTRWATHGEPSALNSHPHRSDSDNEFVVIHNGIITNYKELKAYLITKGYEFESETDTEVIPKLIKYVYDNREDDSISFSTLVKRVIQQLEGAFALVFKSRHFAGEAVVARRGSPLLIGVRSEHELSTEHIPVQYKGALLKEDILEKNNHNRPGGTVNSVGDGRPVEYFFASDASAIIEHTNKVLYLEDDDIAVVRGGKLSIHRMNRQAGEDPVRAIQTLKIELQQIMKGNFDSFMQKEIFEQPESVVNTMRGRICFDSNTVVLGGLKDHLKEIKRCRRLIVIGCGTSFHAAVATRQILEELTELPVMVELASDFLDRNTPVFRDDVSFFISQSGETADTLMALRYCKDRGALTVGITNTVGSSICRETVCGVHINAGPEIGVASTKAYTSQFVALTMFGLMMSEDRLSLQKRRLEIISSLRDLPDLIKKVLSLDEKIKIIAEELYQQRSLLVMGRGFNYATCLEGALKIKEITYMHSEGILAGELKHGPLALIDKHMPVIMIIMKDACYTKCQNALQQVTARSGRPIILCCQDDTEVTTNAYRTIELPRTVDCLQGILSVIPLQLLSFHLAVLRGYDVDCPRNLAKSVTVE; encoded by the exons ATGTGGATTCGAGAGGACAAGGAAGGCGTCAACGGGGGGGGGAGGTGGAGTCCCTGCCTCTCCGGGAAACACCATTTAAATGCTCCACGCCAGCCTTCTGTGCGCACACTCCATGCACAGAGAagcatcatcatcgtcgtcgtcgtcgtcgtcgtcactcCCACTGACAAAACAGCTCCCTTTTTACTTTCCGTTGACAAGCCGAACTTTTACCCAGCACAGCGTAAAGCCATGTGTG GGATTTTTGCTTACCTAAACCATCAAGTGCCTCGGACCAGGAAGGAGATATTTGAGACACTAGTGAAGGGACTGCAGAGACTTGAGTACAGAGGCTACGATTCAGCAG GCATTGCTGTGGATGGAAAAAACAGGGAACGCTCTGACATCAATGGCAAAACCATCTGTTTAATCAAGAAGAAAGGAAAGGTCAAGGCTTTGGAAGAAGAGCTTCATA AGAAAGACTTTCTGGACCTGGAAGAGGAACTGTGTACGCACTTGGGCCTCGCTCACACTCGCTGGGCGACACACGGAGAGCCGAGCGCTCTCAATAGCCACCCTCATCGCTCTGACAGCGATAATG AGTTTGTCGTCATCCACAACGGCATCATCACCAACTACAAGGAGCTGAAGGCCTATCTG ATCACCAAGGGATATGAGTTTGAATCTGAAACAGACACAGAGGTGATCCCAAAGTTGATCAAATATGTTTACGACAACCGGGAAGATGACAGCATCAGCTTCTCCACGCTGGTGAAGAGGGTCATTCAGCAGCTG gaAGGAGCCTTTGCTCTGGTGTTCAAAAGTCGCCATTTCGCAGGAGAGGCCGTGGTTGCCAG AAGAGGAAGTCCGTTGCTCATTGGCGTACGAAGCGAACACGAGCTGTCAACTGAACACATCCCTGTCCAATACAAGGGCG CTCTCTTAAAGGAGGAcattctggaaaagaacaaCCACAACCGCCCTGGTGGCACTGTTAACTCTGTAGGGGATGGCAGGCCGGTGGAGTATTTCTTTGCCTCTGACGCCAG TGCCATTATTGAACACACTAACAAGGTGTTATACCTGGAGGATGATGACATTGCCGTGGTGAGAGGAGGGAAACTTTCCATCCACAGGATGAACCGGCAGGCCGGTGAAGATCCTGTGCGGGCCATCCAAACTCTAAAAATTGAGCTGCAACAGATCATGAAAG GAAACTTTGATTCGTTCATGCAGAAAGAGATCTTTGAGCAGCCAGAGTCGGTGGTTAACACAATGAGAGGTCGCATTTGTTTTGACTCCAATACTG TGGTTCTCGGAGGACTGAAAGACCACCTAAAAGAAATCAAACGCTGTAGACGGCTAATCGTGATTGGCTGTGGCACGAGTTTCCATGCTGCAGTCGCT ACCAGACAAATACTGGAGGAACTAACAGAGCTGCCTGTCATGGTGGAGTTGGCGAGTGACTTCCTGGACCGCAACACGCCTGTTTTCAGAGACGATGTCAGCTTCTTCATCAGCCAGTCAG GAGAGACAGCAGACACCTTAATGGCTTTGCGTTACTGTAAGGACAGAGGTGCCTTAACAGTGGGCATAACCAACACTGTGGGAAGCTCAATTTGCAGAGAAACGGTCTGTGGTGTCCACATTAATGCTGGGCCTGAGATTGGAGTCGCTAGCACCAAG GCATATACCAGTCAATTTGTGGCACTCACCATGTTTGGGCTTATGATGAGTGAGGACAGGCTGTCCCTACAGAAGAGAAGACTGGAGATCATCAGCAGTCTCAGGGATCTACCTG ATCTGATAAAAAAGGTGTTGTCTCTGGATGAGAAGATAAAGATCATTGCTGAAGAGCTATACCAGCAGAGGTCTCTTCTGGTCATGGGCCGTGGTTTCAATTATGCCACATGCCTGGAGGGGGCACTG AAAATAAAGGAAATCACCTACATGCACTCAGAGGGCATCCTGGCAGGCGAGCTGAAGCACGGGCCTCTGGCCCTCATTGACAAACATATGCCAGTCATCATGATCATCATGAAGGATGCCTGCTACACCAAGTGTCAAAACGCCCTACAACAAGTCACTGCTAGATCG GGCAGGCCCATCATCCTGTGTTGCCAGGATGATACTGAGGTGACCACGAATGCTTATCGGACCATCGAGCTGCCACGTACTGTTGACTGTCTGCAGGGCATCCTCAGTGTCATCCCACTGCAGCTACTGTCCTTCCACTTGGCCGTGCTGCGAGGATATGAT GTTGACTGTCCCAGAAACCTAGCCAAGTCTGTGACAGTGGAATGA